Within Corynebacterium timonense, the genomic segment CCACCACAAGACGATGGTCTGGCCCAGCGTCCAGAGGTTGCCGGTGAACCAGTACAGAAGGAGGGCCACCGGAACCAGCCCCGTCAGGCCGGCCATGCCGATGAGCAGCGGCACGAAGGGGACGGCCACCCAGATGAGGCGGTAGATGGTGCGGGCGGCGCGGTCGTTCCATTCCAGGGTGGAGCGCGTGCGCAGCTGAGAGAGCACCATGTTGAAGGTGGTGAAGAACAGAGCGCAGGCGAGCATGGGGATGGCGACGGATCGGACGTCGTCAAGCGTTGTGCCTAGGAGCGCGAACTGCTCGGGCGACATGGCGACGTAGGCGGGAAGCGGGACCCCGAAGAAGGATGCCTGCTGGAAGGAGGCGACGTCTTCGGGGGTGAGCAGGCCGAGCGAGTGGCCCTCGGCGCGGTCGGGCACGGCCATCCACAGCAACAGGCGGTACAGGCCGAGGAAGAAAGGGAGCTGGATGAGCAGCGGGAGGCAGCCCGTGAACGGGTTGTAGCGGTGCTCCTTGTGCACCTCGCGGCGCGCCTGTTCGTGCTCGCGCACGCCCTCGGGGGTGGTGTCCGTGCCGTACTGCTCTTCCAGCGCCGCGAGCTGCGGGCGCATGAGCACGATCACGCGGCTCGTGCGGAAGCTCATCCAGGTCAGCGGGGCGACGAGAGCGCGGATCGTGACCACGAGAAGAATGACCGACGCCACCCACGCCCCAGAGCTGGGGACGCCGAGCACGGGGCCCAGCAGCCAATGCCACAGCTTCATCACTGCCGACACGGGGTAGACGAAGGCCTCGATCATGCACCAACCACCTGTTCCTCCGACGCTTTCACCGCGTTAATGTTAGGCCATGTCTACCGCCGCGCCCAGAACACGCCCGCGCTCGAGCCCAAGCCCGAGACCTCGCCCGAGCCCGAGCCAGGTTGTCGGCGAGATCCTGCTCACGGCTGGCGCGCTGCTGCTCCTCTTCGCGTTCTACGAGGCCTTCTGGACCAACCTGCACTCGCGCGGCTTGCAAAACGACGCCCAAGAGGCGCTCGAGGAGCAGTGGGTCAACCGCGCGTCGACGGTGCCGGAGCTTGGCGACGCCTTCGCCCGCATGTACATCCCCGCCTTCGGCGCCGACTACCAGTTCGCCATCATCGAGGGAGTCGACGAGGAAGAGCTCCGCGCGGGCCCGGGCCGCTACCCCGACACCCAGCTGCCCGGGCAGCCCGGCAACTTCGCGGTGGCCGGACACCGCGTGGGCAAGGGGGCGCCCTTCAACGACCTGGGGCGCCTGCGGTCCTGTGACGCCATCGTCGTGGAGACGCAGACGCACTGGCTCACCTACCGCGTCATGCCGATGTCGGACGACCCCCTCGAGCGGGCCGCCGAGGCGGCGCCCTGCATGCCCACAGAGCTGGCGCAGCGGGTCGCGGCCGGCGACTACGCGCACGTGGCCGGGCGCCACATCACGCTGCCCGAGGACGTGAGCGTGATCAACCCCATGCCCGGCTTGGCGCGCGCGGAGGTCGCCGAGGGGCTCGCGGGCGTGATGACGCTGACGACGTGCCACCCGCAGTTCTCCAACGCCGAGCGCATGATTGTCCACGCCGTGTACACGGACGTGGCGGACAAGTCGGCGGGGCCGCCCGCCGCGATGACGGAGGTGTCGTAGATGTACACGTGGTTCTGGCACGCGCTGCCCGGGAAGCCCTGGGTGAAAGGGATCATCGTCGCCGTCCTGGCGGTGGTCGTGTTTCTCCTGCTCATGGAGGTCGTCTTCCCCTGGGTGTCGTCGCAGATGCCCTACAACGACGTCGTGGTGTAGCGCTGGCCCCGGCGCATCGGGTCAACCCCAGCGCTTGTCAACCCCAGCGCGGGGGCGGGGCGACCCAGGCGCAGAGGGCGTCGAGGAGCTCGTTGGGGTCGTCGGCAAGCACGAGCGATTCGCGGTCCTCGCGGCGGATGAAGCCCTCGGCGACCATGTGATCGACCATGGCGACGAAGGGCGCCCAGAAGCGCACCCCGAGAAGGCCGATCGGGCTGCGGCGCAGCCCGAGCTGCTGGCCGGTCCACTCGGCGAAAAGCTCGTCGAGGGTGCCGGCGCCCCCGGGCAGGGCGACGACGGCGTCGCTGAGCTCACTCATGCGTTCCTTGCGCTGCGCCATCGTCTCAACCAGCTCGAGGCGGGTCAGGCCCTCGAAGCGCAGCTCGTAGTTGGCGAGGTGGTGGGTGAGCACGCCGACGGAGTCTCCGCCGGCCTCCATCGCCGAGGCGGCGACGCGCCCCATCACGCCGAGGCGGCTGCCGCCGTAGACGAGCGTGATGCCGCGCCGGGCGAGCGCCGCCCCGAAGCGGTCGGCCAGTTCCAGGTTCGCGGGGTTGGAGCCCGGGTTCGCGCCCGCGTAGACCGCCACCGCGCTCAGCGAGCGCGGCGCGAGCGCCGGAAAGATCTCCCTGGAGAGCAGGGGAGCCAGCTCGCGGCCGTCAACGTGGTCCGAGGCGAGTGTCGGGTGGATCCACGCGACCTCGGCGATCTCTGCGGCGGCGCAGGGCGTGGCAGGGAGAACACCGCGGTGGAGGTAGACGTGCGCGCGGACGGCCATGCCGGGCTCGTTGGACGCCGGGGCGGTGAACGTCCCCAGCGGGGTGAGCTCGTGGGCGTCGAGACGCAGCCCGACCTCCTCTTCCACTTCGCGCCGCGCGGCGTGCTGCGGGCTCTCCTCGCCCTCGATCTTCCCGCCGGGCAGCTGGAAGCGCGGGCTGGTGGCTTTGCGCACGCACAGCACCGCCCCGGACGCATCCCGGAGCACGACGGCGGCGACGGGGATCTCGTTCATCACAGCCCCAGCGCGGCGATGACCTGCTCGGCCACCGCCTGTGCCTTGACGGATTCGTTCTGGTTGGTCCACACGCTCACCGCCACGGGGCCTTTGGCCACGGCGTAGACCGCGCCGACGCTGCCCGGCACCGCCCCGCCGCCGGCGCGGCCGCCGTTCCACCCCGCGGGTTGGTCGGCGGGCTCGGTCGCGTCGATCGGGGCGGCCCAGTCGACCACCGCCATCGCCTCCTCGGGGCTGGGCATGTGGCGCACGAGCACCGTCAGCTGCGGTTCCTCCTGGTAGGACCAGAACTGGCAGGCAGGCGGGTCGAAGCGCTCGTCGACGCCGATATCGGTGACGCGCTGGCCGTTGGTCTCCGCCACCCACTGCGTGTCCAGGTAGGGGCACGCGGCGGCGGAACCCCGCGCGGCGGCGGGGGCGGCGTCGTGAGGCGGGCCTTCGGGCGCGGGCGCTGGCTCCGGCGCTGGCGACGGCGCTGGCTCCGGCGCCCCCGCCGAGCACCCGGCCAGCAGCAGGGCGGCCGCGCAGGCGGTGGGTAGGGTAATGCGCATGACCACCAGAGTAGCGGCGCCGGACGAACCCTCCCCCGAGGTGCCCGACAACAAGGCGCTGGACATCGGCATCACGGTGCTCAGCCTGACGCTGCTGCTGATCTCGCTCGGCGCGCTCATCAACATGCCGCTCGACCTCGCTCTGCTGCACATCGTTGTGGTCTCGGTGTTCTCCTTCCTCCTGTTCTACGGGATGGTCGAGATGCACCGGTGGGGTCACCTCGGCCGCTCGCTCTGGCTGGCGTCGCTGACGGTTCTGTGGATCGGCGACTCCCTCGTCACGCCGGTGGCGGTGTACTGGGTGTTCATCCTCTTCTTCGTCTACCTGCGCGCCTTTAACAACTGGGTAGGGCTGGTGTGGGTCGCCCTCGGCCTGGGCGTGGCCATCGGCGTGCAGCTGCCCAGCGGGGTGACCCTGGGCGGCATCCTCGGCCCGGTCCTGTCCGCGCTGGTGGTGGTGGCCTCCAACTACGCCTTCACCACCATCGCTCGCGTGAGCAGGGAGCGCGAGCAGCTTATCGACGAACTCCTGGCCACCCGGAAACAGCTCGCCGACACGGAGCGCGCCGCCGGCATCTCGCAGGAACGCGAGCGCCTCGCCCACGAGATCCACGACACGGTGGCGCAGGGCCTGTCGAGCATCCAGATGCTCCTGCACGCCGCGGAGCGCGACCTCGAAGCTACCGGCCTGACGGAGCGGGAGCTGCAGGCCCCGAAGAGAAGGATGGAGACGGCGCGCAGGGCGGCGTCGAATAGCCTCGCGGAGACGAGGGCGATGATCGCGGCGCTCGCGCCCGCGCCGCTGACGGAGACCTCGCTCGGCGAGGCGCTCAACCGGATCGCCGGCGACTTCGCGCAGGCCGGGGGCATGCAGATCGAGGTGGCCACCGACGGCGAGGTCGCCCAGCTGCCCATGCGCACCGAGGCGGGGCTGCTGCG encodes:
- the yidC gene encoding membrane protein insertase YidC codes for the protein MIEAFVYPVSAVMKLWHWLLGPVLGVPSSGAWVASVILLVVTIRALVAPLTWMSFRTSRVIVLMRPQLAALEEQYGTDTTPEGVREHEQARREVHKEHRYNPFTGCLPLLIQLPFFLGLYRLLLWMAVPDRAEGHSLGLLTPEDVASFQQASFFGVPLPAYVAMSPEQFALLGTTLDDVRSVAIPMLACALFFTTFNMVLSQLRTRSTLEWNDRAARTIYRLIWVAVPFVPLLIGMAGLTGLVPVALLLYWFTGNLWTLGQTIVLWWLVVRVHPLGEDAREHIAASRAALDEQLAAKKETKRSRRSRRLKALARPSTIPAVRREIAAEKAEAKREKAEAKLQKKELARKRQTARREASRRERSAAKDADQPEDQME
- a CDS encoding class E sortase — encoded protein: MSTAAPRTRPRSSPSPRPRPSPSQVVGEILLTAGALLLLFAFYEAFWTNLHSRGLQNDAQEALEEQWVNRASTVPELGDAFARMYIPAFGADYQFAIIEGVDEEELRAGPGRYPDTQLPGQPGNFAVAGHRVGKGAPFNDLGRLRSCDAIVVETQTHWLTYRVMPMSDDPLERAAEAAPCMPTELAQRVAAGDYAHVAGRHITLPEDVSVINPMPGLARAEVAEGLAGVMTLTTCHPQFSNAERMIVHAVYTDVADKSAGPPAAMTEVS
- a CDS encoding TIGR00730 family Rossman fold protein encodes the protein MNEIPVAAVVLRDASGAVLCVRKATSPRFQLPGGKIEGEESPQHAARREVEEEVGLRLDAHELTPLGTFTAPASNEPGMAVRAHVYLHRGVLPATPCAAAEIAEVAWIHPTLASDHVDGRELAPLLSREIFPALAPRSLSAVAVYAGANPGSNPANLELADRFGAALARRGITLVYGGSRLGVMGRVAASAMEAGGDSVGVLTHHLANYELRFEGLTRLELVETMAQRKERMSELSDAVVALPGGAGTLDELFAEWTGQQLGLRRSPIGLLGVRFWAPFVAMVDHMVAEGFIRREDRESLVLADDPNELLDALCAWVAPPPRWG
- a CDS encoding DUF2020 domain-containing protein: MRITLPTACAAALLLAGCSAGAPEPAPSPAPEPAPAPEGPPHDAAPAAARGSAAACPYLDTQWVAETNGQRVTDIGVDERFDPPACQFWSYQEEPQLTVLVRHMPSPEEAMAVVDWAAPIDATEPADQPAGWNGGRAGGGAVPGSVGAVYAVAKGPVAVSVWTNQNESVKAQAVAEQVIAALGL
- a CDS encoding sensor histidine kinase encodes the protein MTTRVAAPDEPSPEVPDNKALDIGITVLSLTLLLISLGALINMPLDLALLHIVVVSVFSFLLFYGMVEMHRWGHLGRSLWLASLTVLWIGDSLVTPVAVYWVFILFFVYLRAFNNWVGLVWVALGLGVAIGVQLPSGVTLGGILGPVLSALVVVASNYAFTTIARVSREREQLIDELLATRKQLADTERAAGISQERERLAHEIHDTVAQGLSSIQMLLHAAERDLEATGLTERELQAPKRRMETARRAASNSLAETRAMIAALAPAPLTETSLGEALNRIAGDFAQAGGMQIEVATDGEVAQLPMRTEAGLLRIAQGAMSNAVKHSGASRVRVTLTYNPEEVRLDVVDNGRGFDPAAQGTTPTGMGHLGLDAMRTRAHELGGSLDVESAPGGPTAVSVVLPGTIIRKEEET